In Actinobacillus indolicus, a single genomic region encodes these proteins:
- a CDS encoding glycosyl transferase family 2 yields the protein MSQQHWAKQNERGNRFFLTLTRLIVKHFPLGGIRFVTFWVVLYFFLTSKKMRIHIQRYQHYLQQSHPEVQLPRYAVFKQFLSFGEAITDRFAVWQRKIRYQDLIVDDADNLYADMDNPAERGQILVCSHFGNIEICRALVGSGHHPNFHLNVLVHNRHAEEFNKALVEAGADDLSLIQVEDLDAQKMLALAERIERGEWIAIAADRIPIRGDKTESVNFLGKSAQFPQGAWLLASLLKTPINTVFCIKEQGKYRLQLRRFSSAIQGRRQVRDQNIQSAMQKYANLLAKECAKNPLLWFNFYNFWNE from the coding sequence ATGAGCCAGCAACATTGGGCAAAGCAGAATGAACGAGGCAATCGCTTTTTTCTCACGTTAACCCGTTTGATTGTGAAACATTTTCCTCTTGGCGGTATTCGTTTTGTGACCTTTTGGGTGGTTCTCTATTTTTTTCTGACCTCCAAAAAGATGAGAATCCACATTCAGCGTTATCAGCACTATTTGCAACAAAGCCACCCTGAAGTGCAATTACCCCGTTATGCCGTTTTTAAACAATTTCTTAGCTTTGGCGAAGCAATTACTGATCGCTTTGCGGTGTGGCAACGGAAAATTCGTTATCAAGATTTGATTGTTGATGATGCGGATAATCTTTATGCCGATATGGATAATCCTGCGGAAAGAGGGCAAATACTCGTCTGTTCCCATTTTGGCAATATTGAGATTTGTCGAGCATTAGTAGGAAGTGGACATCACCCAAATTTTCATTTAAATGTCTTAGTACATAATCGCCACGCAGAAGAATTTAATAAAGCCTTAGTGGAGGCGGGCGCAGACGATCTTTCTCTAATTCAGGTGGAAGATTTAGATGCTCAAAAAATGCTTGCCTTAGCAGAACGAATTGAACGAGGCGAATGGATTGCCATTGCGGCAGATCGAATACCAATTCGGGGAGATAAAACGGAATCCGTTAATTTTTTAGGCAAGTCTGCCCAGTTTCCTCAAGGAGCTTGGTTATTGGCATCACTACTAAAAACCCCGATTAATACGGTGTTTTGTATAAAAGAGCAGGGAAAATACCGCTTGCAACTTCGTCGTTTTTCTTCCGCCATTCAAGGCAGACGGCAAGTGCGTGACCAAAACATTCAAAGTGCGATGCAAAAATACGCCAATTTATTAGCAAAAGAGTGTGCAAAAAATCCATTATTATGGTTTAATTTTTATAATTTTTGGAACGAATAA
- a CDS encoding NAD(P)/FAD-dependent oxidoreductase produces MMSQFDVVIIGAGPSGSVSASLLKKQGLNVCVLEKQHFPRFVIGESLLPYCMDILSEAELVDAVHTEPSFQFKNGAAFTWGNRNTFFDFTDKFTAGPGTTYQVRRGIFDKILIDETAKKGVEVRFGHEVLALDNSGDDAVLNVRTEQGEEYQLRAKFVLDASGYGRVLPRLLDLETPSHLPARIAHFTHIDDNITDPAFDRNKILITTHPEHRDVWLWTIPFADNRCSIGVVGLPETLAGDSETVLKKFALECPMLKRILVNANWDNEFPYRNIQGYSANVKALHGKHFALLGNAAEFLDPVFSSGVTIALHSARLASRLIPRQLKGEQVDWQTEFAQPLMVGVNAFRTYVNGWYSTIFQDVIYARNPQPEIRQMLSSILAGYAWDEKNPFVAKSDARLKALAELCGVATQDA; encoded by the coding sequence ATGATGAGTCAATTTGATGTGGTTATCATTGGCGCAGGGCCATCAGGTTCTGTTTCGGCCTCATTACTTAAAAAACAGGGCTTAAATGTTTGTGTGTTAGAAAAGCAGCATTTCCCTCGTTTTGTAATTGGAGAAAGTTTATTGCCATACTGTATGGATATTTTGTCAGAGGCAGAACTGGTTGATGCTGTTCACACAGAGCCAAGTTTCCAATTCAAAAACGGTGCAGCATTTACTTGGGGAAATCGTAATACCTTTTTTGACTTTACCGATAAATTTACCGCAGGCCCGGGAACAACCTATCAAGTTCGTCGTGGTATCTTCGATAAGATTTTGATTGATGAAACGGCGAAAAAAGGCGTTGAAGTCCGTTTTGGTCACGAAGTATTAGCGTTAGATAATTCAGGCGACGATGCTGTATTAAATGTGCGTACGGAGCAAGGTGAAGAATACCAACTTCGTGCAAAATTTGTGTTAGACGCTAGTGGCTATGGACGTGTATTACCACGTTTATTAGATTTAGAAACGCCATCACACCTTCCTGCACGTATTGCTCACTTTACCCATATTGATGATAACATTACTGATCCTGCTTTTGATCGTAATAAAATTCTAATTACCACTCACCCTGAACACCGTGATGTTTGGCTATGGACAATTCCATTTGCCGATAACCGTTGCTCTATTGGTGTCGTCGGTTTGCCAGAAACCCTTGCTGGCGATAGCGAAACCGTGTTGAAAAAATTTGCGTTGGAATGTCCAATGCTAAAACGCATTTTAGTTAATGCAAATTGGGACAATGAATTCCCATATCGCAATATTCAAGGCTATTCCGCTAATGTAAAAGCCCTACACGGCAAACATTTTGCTTTATTAGGCAATGCGGCAGAATTTTTAGATCCCGTGTTCTCATCAGGCGTGACTATTGCACTACATTCAGCCCGTCTTGCCAGCCGTTTAATTCCACGTCAATTAAAAGGCGAGCAGGTAGATTGGCAAACAGAATTTGCACAGCCATTAATGGTGGGCGTTAATGCATTCCGTACTTATGTGAACGGTTGGTATAGCACTATTTTCCAAGATGTGATTTATGCAAGAAATCCACAACCAGAAATCCGCCAAATGTTATCTTCTATTTTGGCTGGTTATGCTTGGGACGAAAAAAATCCATTTGTGGCAAAATCAGATGCTCGCTTAAAAGCATTAGCAGAATTGTGCGGTGTTGCGACGCAAGATGCATAA
- a CDS encoding acyl-CoA thioesterase produces the protein MKKHIYARHASEYEIPFFDVDPMNIMWHGNYVKYLEMARCAFLEEIHYTYDVMGEKGYSWPIVQLNLKYVKPARFRQKIRVNLAVVEYESCLRIDYTIVDCQTNQKLTTGSTTQVAVDLKTGEMQLQTPQSWRDTLENYHGFMPCL, from the coding sequence ATAAAAAAACACATTTACGCACGCCACGCCTCAGAATATGAGATCCCTTTTTTCGATGTGGATCCGATGAATATTATGTGGCACGGCAACTACGTTAAATATCTGGAAATGGCACGCTGTGCATTTCTGGAAGAAATTCATTACACCTATGATGTGATGGGTGAAAAAGGTTATAGCTGGCCGATTGTGCAACTGAATTTAAAATATGTAAAACCAGCTCGTTTTCGCCAAAAAATTCGGGTGAATTTAGCGGTTGTGGAATATGAAAGTTGTCTGCGTATTGATTATACGATTGTAGATTGCCAAACCAATCAAAAATTAACCACAGGCAGTACCACTCAAGTTGCTGTAGATTTAAAAACGGGTGAAATGCAGTTGCAGACACCGCAATCTTGGCGCGATACATTGGAAAATTATCACGGGTTTATGCCTTGTCTATAA
- the yceD gene encoding 23S rRNA accumulation protein YceD, which translates to MQKVKLPLTIDPYKDAQRRMDYEGYISASLLSRLGESVGQVLGDAQVTLSLYVDPQKLTVIKGTAKVDVELDCQRCGNPFSQTLDCTFCFSPVSNLEQADNLPEIYEPIEVDSFGEINLLEMIEDEFILSLPLVPMHTDEHCEVSESELVFGELPEELAKKPNPFAILANLKKN; encoded by the coding sequence ATGCAAAAGGTAAAACTACCCCTAACTATTGACCCATATAAAGACGCACAGCGTCGAATGGACTACGAAGGCTACATTTCTGCGAGCCTACTTAGCCGTTTGGGTGAATCTGTTGGTCAAGTGCTGGGCGATGCACAAGTTACTTTATCGTTATATGTTGATCCGCAAAAACTCACAGTGATTAAAGGCACTGCAAAAGTTGATGTGGAGCTAGACTGTCAACGTTGTGGTAATCCGTTTTCGCAAACACTCGACTGCACATTTTGTTTCAGCCCTGTATCTAATTTAGAGCAGGCGGACAATTTGCCCGAGATTTATGAGCCGATTGAAGTTGATTCTTTTGGTGAAATAAATCTGCTAGAGATGATAGAAGACGAATTCATTCTGTCATTACCTCTAGTACCAATGCATACCGATGAACACTGTGAAGTGTCCGAAAGCGAATTGGTTTTTGGCGAACTACCAGAAGAACTGGCAAAGAAACCAAATCCTTTCGCAATATTAGCTAATTTAAAGAAAAACTAG
- a CDS encoding glycosyltransferase family 2 protein, producing the protein MQVEFKPVVVIPHYNHSKTITNVVEQILAQGLPVLIVDDGSAVEHHSILKQLAQNEQVNVVFCEKNGGKGMAVKVGFQQALEQGYTHAVQVDADGQHQLSDILKMVALAKQHPTAIICGKPIYGDDAPKSRLYGRKITNFWLTVNTLSFDIPDGMCGFRLYPLSSAVQVFNEERIGERMDFDVEVLVRCHWRKIPMIWVDTPVKYEQGGVSHFRGWADNWLISKMHARLFFGMLGRILTGKSV; encoded by the coding sequence ATGCAAGTTGAATTTAAGCCCGTTGTTGTGATTCCCCATTACAACCATTCCAAAACCATTACCAATGTAGTAGAACAAATTTTAGCTCAAGGCTTGCCCGTACTGATTGTCGATGACGGTTCTGCCGTTGAGCATCATTCCATTTTGAAACAACTAGCTCAAAATGAACAGGTGAACGTTGTTTTTTGTGAAAAGAATGGTGGCAAAGGGATGGCGGTTAAAGTTGGGTTTCAACAAGCACTGGAGCAAGGATACACGCACGCCGTTCAAGTGGATGCCGATGGGCAACATCAATTATCCGATATATTAAAAATGGTGGCGTTAGCCAAACAACACCCAACAGCTATCATTTGTGGAAAACCGATTTATGGCGATGATGCACCAAAATCCCGTTTATATGGGCGTAAGATCACTAATTTTTGGCTGACGGTGAATACTCTTTCTTTTGATATTCCTGATGGAATGTGCGGTTTTCGGTTGTATCCATTATCATCCGCTGTTCAAGTTTTCAATGAAGAACGTATCGGCGAACGAATGGACTTTGATGTCGAAGTTTTAGTGCGTTGCCATTGGCGGAAAATCCCAATGATCTGGGTTGATACGCCGGTAAAATATGAACAAGGGGGAGTTTCTCATTTTCGTGGCTGGGCAGATAATTGGTTAATTAGCAAAATGCACGCTCGGTTGTTTTTTGGTATGCTTGGGCGAATATTAACAGGGAAAAGCGTATGA
- a CDS encoding DUF2846 domain-containing protein, with protein MKKFLSSLLLIGTLILTGCAKTTMESDTKSEEAKKFINPSKAQSGLYIYRDQGFFGAALKKSLYVDDKFIGESAPNVFFHKIVKAGKHKISTESEFGTNDLNITTEGGKNYFIRQYIRMGVFVGGANLEQVSEEKGKAAIQKLKLAKTQ; from the coding sequence ATGAAAAAATTTCTTTCTTCTCTTTTATTGATTGGCACACTAATTTTAACAGGCTGTGCAAAAACAACGATGGAATCTGATACGAAAAGTGAGGAGGCAAAAAAATTCATCAACCCTTCTAAAGCGCAATCCGGGCTTTATATTTATCGTGATCAAGGTTTTTTTGGGGCTGCACTGAAAAAAAGCCTTTATGTTGATGATAAATTTATTGGAGAGTCTGCTCCAAACGTTTTTTTCCACAAAATAGTCAAAGCTGGAAAACATAAAATTTCAACAGAGTCGGAATTTGGTACTAATGATCTCAACATTACTACTGAAGGCGGGAAAAACTACTTTATTCGTCAATATATCAGAATGGGAGTATTTGTTGGAGGAGCAAATTTAGAACAAGTTTCTGAAGAAAAAGGGAAAGCAGCAATTCAGAAATTGAAGCTAGCCAAAACACAATAA
- a CDS encoding AMP-binding protein, producing the protein MFNHFDQNNNFISRSQQISQQLQQDNIQAVGLWLEDASQFACVLLACLNAKVRVLLPPNLLEENQQWVSENADFFFQEEHFSSYGNLQKIEKILPLVDKQNPTEIWLKTSGSSGEAKIIKKNAQQMWREVETLSQVLPFERSADIHLIGSVSVQHLYGLTFRVFLPLEMGWQLGTVQLHYPEYLIAESRHYRCIWISSPALLTHLNLDNVELGHCKIEGIISSGGALPELTAKALRAKLACPVVEIYGSTETGVIARRLDEQLWQAMPNSQIGLNEQGALWVQSDWIKGREQTADAVEISEQGFKLLGRIDRIVKLGDKRVSLVNIEQDLLKHAWVSDCYIALHIQQPRPLAWVALSAEGIEAFRRLGRKAVISTLKNALSLTQEKFALPRFWRFCDKLPRNSQSKISRSDFEKICLTTENEVC; encoded by the coding sequence ATGTTCAATCATTTTGACCAAAATAACAATTTCATTTCTCGCTCACAACAAATTTCCCAGCAATTACAACAAGATAACATACAAGCGGTAGGATTGTGGTTAGAAGATGCCAGTCAGTTTGCTTGTGTGTTGTTGGCTTGTTTAAATGCAAAAGTGCGGGTGTTATTGCCCCCGAATCTGCTTGAAGAAAATCAGCAATGGGTTAGTGAAAATGCCGATTTTTTCTTTCAGGAGGAACATTTTTCTTCCTATGGTAATTTGCAAAAAATTGAGAAAATCTTACCGCTTGTTGATAAACAAAATCCCACTGAAATCTGGTTAAAGACTTCTGGCAGTAGTGGTGAGGCAAAAATTATCAAAAAAAACGCCCAACAAATGTGGCGAGAAGTTGAAACTTTAAGCCAAGTGTTACCTTTTGAACGTTCAGCGGATATTCATCTGATTGGCAGTGTTAGTGTACAACATTTATATGGATTAACCTTCCGTGTGTTTTTACCGCTTGAAATGGGGTGGCAGTTAGGCACAGTGCAGTTACATTATCCTGAATATTTGATTGCGGAAAGTCGTCATTATCGCTGTATTTGGATCAGTAGCCCTGCTTTATTAACCCATCTTAATTTAGACAACGTAGAACTTGGTCATTGCAAGATCGAAGGTATCATTTCCTCTGGTGGTGCATTACCTGAATTGACAGCAAAAGCATTAAGGGCAAAATTGGCTTGCCCTGTGGTGGAAATTTATGGCAGTACTGAAACAGGGGTGATCGCTCGCCGTTTAGATGAACAATTATGGCAAGCGATGCCAAATAGCCAAATTGGACTCAATGAGCAAGGTGCCTTGTGGGTGCAGTCTGATTGGATTAAAGGGAGAGAGCAAACCGCCGATGCTGTTGAGATCAGCGAGCAGGGATTTAAGTTATTAGGGCGAATTGATCGTATTGTCAAACTAGGCGATAAACGTGTGTCGTTGGTCAATATTGAACAAGACTTACTCAAACACGCTTGGGTGAGCGATTGTTATATTGCCTTACATATTCAGCAACCTCGTCCTTTGGCTTGGGTGGCATTATCTGCAGAAGGAATAGAGGCATTTAGGCGGTTAGGGCGTAAAGCGGTTATCTCTACCTTAAAAAACGCGTTATCTCTTACACAAGAGAAATTTGCCTTGCCCCGTTTTTGGCGTTTTTGTGATAAATTACCTCGCAATAGTCAATCGAAAATTAGCCGTTCAGATTTTGAGAAAATCTGTTTGACGACTGAAAATGAGGTGTGTTGA
- a CDS encoding LolA family protein has protein sequence MKKLITFAFLLFSPLVFAFSQQDLITQLQKPNNLQGDFTQQRFLKAMSKPITSTGQFVLVKNQGLLWQMQKPFASQLRVKKEEISHWNGSQWVNNQKLGQSEQINLFLGLLSGDISALSSQFDLALSGDAKNWILTLTPNSLLMKQIFTHIVIGGDEVVKQIELNETQGDRTLIRFEKIQQNQPLSASVSKALH, from the coding sequence ATGAAAAAACTGATTACGTTTGCTTTTCTGCTATTTTCCCCGTTAGTTTTTGCATTTTCTCAGCAAGATCTTATTACTCAATTGCAAAAACCTAATAACTTACAAGGTGATTTTACCCAACAACGTTTTTTAAAAGCGATGTCAAAACCAATCACCAGCACAGGGCAATTTGTGTTAGTCAAAAATCAAGGGCTGTTATGGCAAATGCAAAAACCTTTTGCCAGCCAGTTACGCGTAAAAAAAGAGGAGATTAGCCACTGGAACGGTTCACAATGGGTGAATAATCAAAAATTAGGGCAATCGGAGCAAATCAATCTCTTTTTAGGCTTGCTGTCAGGGGATATTTCCGCCCTTTCAAGCCAATTTGATCTCGCTTTATCGGGCGATGCGAAAAACTGGATATTAACCCTAACCCCAAACAGCTTATTGATGAAACAAATCTTTACGCATATTGTGATTGGTGGCGATGAGGTAGTAAAACAGATTGAACTCAATGAAACACAAGGCGATAGGACTTTAATTCGCTTTGAAAAAATTCAACAAAATCAACCGCTTTCAGCCTCAGTGAGCAAAGCCTTACACTAG
- a CDS encoding MMPL family transporter: MCIHLTTCRTLFLLFLVGVCVLFGIQLRSGHWLQTDLQALLPQEQHWSALQIEADKFQERQLNRQIIGLVGHSEPEQAFKIAQQISKRWQQSTLFQQVNSKIQPDLPRLRTEIQQLSLAVLPPKIRTQLLEKPEEYFQQYAEQIVNPFAQTHLLPLEQDWLGLGRFVLAQSQIQSAVQWNVENGMLYIPTADITWVLLRGELAENDLINPQQALADLTQQSEQIATNQNAKWLATGSALFANATKQQAEQESTLMSLLGVSLTLLLLLAVFRTFKVLWLFLPIGIGMLSGVVATILAFGQIHILTLVIGTSLIGVLIDFPLHWLSSSLFAEKWQGEQAMAKLRFTFVISLAVTLLGYGVLGFTILPVLKQTALFSSVALICAILATILFLPPQFQRYQPRKRSEWGKNLQIALPNGLEKIILLLLGLWIAIGVAKSEWKDDIRQWVAMPAELLSQAKQISEITGIDLGSQYFLIVAENDGKLLNVDKSLTKQLEGLVEQGKLTQFQSLSQWIMSETEQKQFASQLALRLTPQDYAILQEIGVPTEPITQSQHNLPNRPFVSLKQALSMQLGQGWQSLYLGEIVPKQVVALVKVSGIRDLSALQALADNQEIFWQDKRYHLNQAFEQTRDQTAWLKLLSFVIAGLLLWKYFGLKQTGKMLLIPLFAIVSTVAAFGWLAMPISLFTMFGLLLVSAIGIDYTAYMQTAPEPLHSKRVAILLAASTTLISFLLLSLSSTPAVASFGISVSIGILFSVLSTFKLLR, translated from the coding sequence ATGTGTATCCATCTGACCACTTGTCGCACGCTTTTTCTGCTGTTTTTAGTTGGCGTCTGTGTTTTATTTGGTATCCAGCTACGGTCAGGGCATTGGTTACAAACGGATCTACAAGCACTACTTCCACAGGAACAGCATTGGTCTGCTCTACAAATAGAGGCGGATAAATTTCAAGAACGGCAACTTAATCGCCAAATTATTGGGCTTGTAGGACATTCTGAACCAGAGCAGGCGTTTAAGATTGCTCAACAAATCAGCAAGCGATGGCAGCAAAGCACACTTTTTCAACAGGTTAATAGTAAAATTCAGCCTGATTTACCCCGGCTACGAACCGAAATTCAGCAACTCAGTTTAGCTGTATTGCCTCCAAAAATTCGTACCCAACTACTTGAAAAACCAGAAGAATATTTCCAACAATATGCAGAACAGATTGTTAATCCTTTCGCTCAAACCCATTTATTGCCTTTAGAGCAAGACTGGCTTGGGCTTGGGCGTTTTGTGCTTGCCCAATCGCAAATACAAAGTGCAGTGCAATGGAATGTAGAGAATGGAATGCTTTATATTCCAACGGCAGACATCACTTGGGTGCTATTACGCGGTGAACTGGCGGAAAATGATTTAATCAATCCGCAACAAGCTCTTGCCGATCTGACTCAGCAAAGTGAACAGATAGCGACCAACCAAAATGCAAAATGGTTAGCAACAGGATCTGCCTTATTTGCCAATGCCACTAAACAGCAAGCGGAACAAGAAAGTACCTTAATGAGTCTATTAGGTGTCAGTCTTACACTACTGCTATTACTTGCCGTTTTTCGGACATTCAAGGTTCTGTGGCTTTTTTTACCTATCGGAATCGGAATGTTGTCGGGCGTAGTAGCGACCATTTTAGCTTTCGGGCAAATTCATATTTTAACCTTAGTGATTGGCACAAGTTTGATTGGGGTGCTGATTGATTTTCCACTGCATTGGCTTTCCTCTTCGCTATTTGCAGAGAAATGGCAAGGCGAGCAAGCCATGGCAAAATTACGTTTTACCTTTGTAATTAGTCTTGCTGTTACCTTATTGGGCTATGGCGTGTTAGGCTTTACGATTTTGCCCGTACTAAAACAGACCGCACTTTTTTCCAGTGTGGCATTAATTTGTGCCATTCTTGCCACAATCCTTTTTCTTCCACCTCAATTTCAGCGTTACCAACCTCGCAAGCGGTCAGAGTGGGGCAAAAATTTGCAAATAGCGTTGCCTAATGGGTTAGAAAAAATAATTTTGCTACTGTTAGGTTTATGGATTGCAATCGGTGTGGCGAAAAGTGAATGGAAAGATGATATTCGTCAATGGGTAGCAATGCCAGCAGAGTTGCTTTCTCAAGCCAAACAAATCAGTGAAATTACAGGGATTGATTTAGGTAGCCAATATTTTTTAATTGTGGCAGAAAACGATGGAAAATTGCTCAATGTAGATAAAAGTTTGACTAAACAGCTAGAAGGTTTGGTGGAACAGGGTAAGCTGACGCAGTTTCAATCCTTGAGCCAATGGATAATGTCGGAAACAGAGCAGAAACAATTTGCAAGCCAGTTAGCCTTGCGATTAACGCCACAGGATTATGCCATTTTACAAGAGATCGGTGTTCCGACCGAGCCTATTACTCAATCGCAACATAACTTACCAAACCGACCGTTTGTGAGTTTAAAACAGGCTCTAAGTATGCAGTTGGGGCAAGGGTGGCAGAGCTTGTATCTTGGTGAAATCGTACCGAAACAGGTTGTTGCTTTGGTTAAAGTATCAGGTATTCGAGATCTATCCGCCTTGCAAGCTCTTGCAGATAATCAAGAGATTTTTTGGCAGGATAAACGCTACCATTTAAACCAAGCCTTTGAACAAACACGAGATCAAACGGCATGGTTGAAATTACTCTCTTTTGTCATTGCTGGTTTGCTACTGTGGAAATACTTTGGCTTAAAACAGACGGGAAAAATGTTACTAATTCCACTTTTTGCCATTGTCAGTACCGTTGCGGCATTTGGGTGGCTTGCAATGCCAATTAGTCTGTTTACGATGTTTGGATTGCTATTGGTTTCAGCCATTGGCATTGATTATACGGCCTATATGCAAACCGCTCCTGAACCATTACACAGCAAGCGAGTGGCTATTTTATTGGCAGCAAGTACAACCTTGATTTCATTTTTGCTATTAAGCCTCAGTTCTACCCCGGCTGTAGCCTCTTTTGGAATCAGCGTCAGTATTGGCATTTTATTTAGTGTGCTAAGTACCTTTAAACTATTACGTTAA
- a CDS encoding helix-turn-helix domain-containing protein: MSTHDTIRAMREIHKLSQEDMAEKLNMSPSGYSKIERGETKLYLDKLQQIAQIFNVDIVELLNTTDKNICFLISENSQSSSNYYGNNDSLIYENEKLKLELEYKDKIISQKDNEIESLKEIIALLKQK, encoded by the coding sequence ATGAGTACGCACGATACAATTAGGGCAATGAGAGAGATCCACAAGTTATCTCAAGAGGATATGGCAGAGAAGTTAAATATGTCACCCAGCGGTTATTCTAAAATTGAGCGTGGAGAAACCAAATTATATTTAGATAAATTACAGCAAATTGCACAGATATTTAATGTAGATATTGTCGAATTATTAAATACTACGGATAAAAATATTTGTTTTTTAATTAGCGAAAATAGCCAGTCTAGTTCTAATTATTATGGCAATAATGATAGTTTAATTTACGAAAATGAAAAATTAAAACTAGAACTAGAGTATAAAGATAAAATTATTTCTCAAAAAGATAATGAAATTGAGTCCTTAAAAGAGATTATTGCTTTATTAAAACAAAAATAA
- a CDS encoding porin family protein has protein sequence MKKTMLATALLLGLVGTSNANENFTGWYVGGELSSTKHSFSVPYSELGYSSINGKFSTNGSRAFGIGVFGGYGFDFLGDFVGQAELKLRTGGSSTKNELGETVSKEVLHLSLAYLQGYRINNIMPYIKIGVGGSSFDMNEDAIPMTSDRTLVNSGALGFGYGVGVKYAFNPNLEAGVEYYKASLSGENSLKFKTDTFSLGVNYRF, from the coding sequence ATGAAAAAAACAATGCTTGCAACTGCGTTGCTACTTGGCTTAGTCGGAACATCAAATGCTAACGAGAATTTTACAGGATGGTATGTTGGTGGTGAATTAAGCTCAACTAAACATAGTTTTTCTGTGCCTTACTCTGAGTTAGGATATTCAAGTATTAATGGCAAGTTCTCAACCAATGGCTCTCGTGCATTTGGAATTGGTGTATTTGGCGGTTATGGTTTTGATTTTTTAGGTGATTTTGTTGGACAAGCGGAGCTTAAATTAAGAACTGGCGGTTCTTCTACGAAAAATGAACTGGGTGAAACTGTTTCAAAAGAAGTTTTACATCTCAGTCTTGCTTATTTACAAGGCTATCGAATCAATAACATTATGCCTTACATTAAAATAGGTGTAGGTGGTAGCTCTTTTGACATGAACGAAGATGCGATTCCAATGACAAGTGACCGAACATTGGTTAATAGCGGAGCACTTGGCTTTGGCTATGGTGTTGGGGTGAAATATGCATTTAATCCAAATTTAGAAGCTGGCGTAGAATATTACAAAGCCAGTTTAAGTGGTGAAAACAGCCTTAAATTCAAAACAGATACATTTTCTCTCGGTGTAAATTACCGTTTCTAA
- a CDS encoding excinuclease ABC subunit A — protein MKLAKSLTIALTALVVAACAPRDTTHYLSISEALNSPQAKEVLDPKIKLYFGKPAPGKTLVKGAVTNPKTNALNKTDLEACQWAFLSAVKRFQERAQKEGGTKVGNLVSYYKKKEYSSTTKYECHAGRSIAGVALKGDIVK, from the coding sequence ATGAAATTAGCAAAATCTTTAACTATCGCTTTAACTGCATTAGTTGTCGCTGCTTGTGCGCCACGTGATACCACACACTATCTTTCAATCAGTGAAGCGTTAAATTCACCTCAAGCTAAAGAAGTGTTAGATCCAAAAATTAAACTTTATTTTGGTAAACCAGCACCTGGTAAAACTTTAGTAAAAGGCGCAGTCACCAATCCAAAAACTAATGCGTTAAATAAAACGGATTTAGAAGCTTGCCAATGGGCATTCCTATCTGCGGTGAAGCGTTTCCAAGAACGTGCACAAAAAGAGGGTGGCACAAAAGTGGGTAACTTAGTCAGTTACTACAAGAAAAAAGAGTACAGTAGTACAACAAAATATGAATGTCACGCAGGCCGTAGCATTGCTGGCGTAGCCCTAAAAGGCGATATTGTTAAATAA
- the rpmF gene encoding 50S ribosomal protein L32: MAVQQNKKSRSRRDMRRSHDALTTAAVSVDARGETHLRHHVTADGYYRGRKIK, from the coding sequence ATGGCTGTTCAACAAAATAAGAAATCTCGTTCACGTCGTGATATGCGTCGTTCACACGATGCGTTAACCACAGCTGCAGTATCTGTAGATGCACGTGGCGAAACCCACTTACGTCACCACGTAACTGCTGACGGTTACTACCGTGGTCGTAAAATCAAATAA